DNA sequence from the Nicotiana tomentosiformis chromosome 3, ASM39032v3, whole genome shotgun sequence genome:
TCTATACACTATTTTCCTGAATCCTATTGTCTTATAGTCGAGATCACTGTCTGCTAATCCTCATTAGGACAAAATTTGAGAGTTCATAGTTTACACCCTTCACCATTTAACTGAAGTCTGAGAAATGCAACTGTTTTAAAAGCTCTATTCCTTTATATATGTGTTTGTTAATTCTAAGAATAGCTCTCTGAGTCTTCTTTATTATGTTCATGTCTGATTGATTGGCTGCACATATATGAGATAGTTTTACTAACCTGAACTCTTAGGAATACCAATAATCCTTCTGTACATAATCTGTTAAGGTTAAGTTACCCCTTTTCATAACAATAGGTCATGGTTTTTGTTTGTTATAGTTGAATAGTAACTGATGTATTTTGAACATAGTCGTCTCATGTTTAGATATAAAATCTCAGTCTGTATGTCTGAGTTGAACTTATTTTGGAATAACACTTTCTTTGTCTTTAACCTCCTCATGGCATTGCTGACTTTGTAAAGCTTACCATGCCTTATAAAATCATTAAAGTATCTGTGCATAATTAACGTTATATGTTTCCCTCTTTTGGCTTCATGATTCAATGCATTTGTTTTAAAATAGTACTCAGTCCTCTCCTTATTATCAACCTAAACTGAATCAGATTTTTAAATCTTATGAGAAGTTCTTTATTGATACTACATGAATATAATAGTTTATTTAAGGTTAATACTATTATGAATGCGATCCTGTTGAGCACCTTAGGAATTCCATGTTCAAATCTGTGAACCTGTAGTCATATTGAGAGTGTTGATCATGTTTCTGATAACTTCTGTAAAAGTGGTTAGTTGTAACTGTTTATCTGAACCTTTACTAATTCCCTTTTAAAATGTTCCAAGTAGTGTTATTAACACATGCATGTGTTAGTGACAAGACATAAGCTAATCAATCTATAATTAGTCTATCAGGGTAGGAATATCTATATTTTCTTGGTTGCTGCACACCTGAATTATGTATTCTTTCCTTTGAATGTATTTCCCCAGTGTTAGACATTTAACAGTATACGATGATGTTTATGTTTCTCTCTTATATGTGCTCGAAGTCTGACCTTCAGATTTACTTGATGTGGGTATTGCTCATTTGGTATTAGAAATGTAGTCATAAGGATTATTTGTGTGTCTTTATGTAATTATGTTAGGAGAAAAGTATACTTTTGTGGTATGGGACATTATAATATTTAGTTTACATTGAGGCCTCATTGAAACTTAAACCCATAGGAAAAATAAGTcgttagtggttaggggtatttggtagtggattttaactctaggttgggctgctctccccggcacaagcattgccttgggccttgagtcccttgggaattTTGAAGTGTTGGAGGATTTAAATGGGGCATCAACCTTGAGTAGAACTCCCTCCTTAgctcttaattcattgacacttttggttctttaggggtttagtgtttaatgacaacaaaagattttcaatgtaaattattttCCATCTATAACTACCACATTAGTATAAGTTTTCTCATAGCATTATAGTATTGatagttttttttatatttttgcttcgattttttctttttatatctGGTGCATGATTTAACATATAGAATAGGTATCTAATGACTTTCTCTTTTTTAGACATGTACCTTTATTTGGGCATGATGAGTTCTTAAGTAACTCAAGCCCAAGCCTAGTATTGCTGCATTTTTGGAAGTCTGAAGTTAGTTGTTGATGTCCCTTTACTGCTGGGCCTACCTTCTTGAGGCCCAATTTCCAAAGTCCAATCCTTTCCCTCTAAATTCCTTTACTACTGTTTAGTGCTTCGATAATTTAGTTTACTGCTTCGTTACCTTTAATCTACTACCTTGTTGCTTTGTTTCATCTTCGTTGTCATGTATTTAACACTTATATATTGGATTACATGCTTTACTTTACACCTTAAGTCATATAAAACATAGGCAACCCTTAAACAACAttggatttttaaaaaaaggaaTTAGTTAGTAACTAATCCCTATTTCGCTAATTATAATTTGCTTATATCATTACTGTGTTTTCACTCACCTTCCTTTCTCTTAAAAGATTTGAAGCCCCAACACTTAGTAGAAAACATCAGCCCCATTTTCAAAAGGAAATCAGATCTGAATCACAAGCTTTATCTTCAAAGAGATAAATCAGAATTTCACAAAAAATGAAGCATTATCGCACTAAAGGATTTTCAACAAAAATAGTCtttcttcaaatcctcaaatcaaggtatatcttaggcttGTCCCATCTCGTTAGGGTAATACACATTTCCATGCTTTAAAAACAAGTTAGTTCCTTTTCACATACTTTTCTTAATTATAAACATCCTTATATCTCTTTTCAAAGGCTTTTCAAGTATATATGTATACACTAACACTATTTTCTCTATAATTCATACCCCCTTTTAAATTACACCAACCTTTTGTAAGAATTATGTCCTAATATAGAGTAATCCATGTCTTTAAAATCCTGGTTAAGGCCTAGTATAAATGATTGATCCcaaacctagtctaagtcctatggatcTACCTCATGTAGATTTCAAGGTGTGCCTAACACCTTcaccttagaagaacaagaacccttacctatAATCTTACCGGTTAGTAGACTATATGaacatgacttagtaattaaataggtaccctattATACCTTTAAATATCAGGTGGCGATTGTCTTTTATCAACagtagagaaaccacaagttgaatcttattttgactagtgcaaaatagggtgcaacaacatggtgaCTCTACTGGGGATTCACACTTAGattctgaccttagcagacttagactaatttggcaTCTAGATTTGTTTAAACATTTCTTTAATTGTAGATAAAATTTTAATTACGTACTTACCTGCTTTATTTGCCCTTTATACTTATTATCATGCTTATTGCTGCTACACTCTTGTCtgttactgctttatatacactgtcatcatatttcttcctatcgagtcttagccgtacactatcacacacgatggcacgcgagggttgtcttttacacccgtctgaaccttcttttcaaaactctctagtttcaaagaatggctttgtcaggtcaactggcATAACTTCTCGCAGCCTTTAGTCCaactcaaaagtaggaaacactctactcaagtaaaataggtcatactgcataaaccttaggtgagtcagTCCTTGGCGCCGACGCACGATTAGGAAATCCACCTTAAagtcaacgggtcatgcacccaatgACATGACTTCTGTGGAAAAATAAACAAACCTGACAAGACATTTAAAGATCCGAAGCAAATACTTACCGAACATCTTTATGTTACCCACCTCAcaaaaatggaaatcaaccaaaacatccctgAGATTAGCATGGTAATGAGAGctccacataaattgaaacagcgGTGGAAGAATATTCGTCGGAAACACGGAGATGTGGTTCGGACGCACCTGGGGGCACTAACCTCATTACTGAACATACGAGCAGATAGGGTGCTCACTCGCTTGttgatagaattttgggatcCGGCTAAGGTGGTGTTCAAATTTGCCAATTGTGAGTTAGTACCGACATTGGAAGAAGTCACAAGTTACATGGAGATGTCGTTTAACGGAAGGAAGCCAATATTACCAGTTACTATGCCCGGTTACCGGTTCATGGATCCCTTAGGCCTGGCCAATAGTAAGAGTCTCAGAAGTATCGAGGATGAATGGGTGAGCCTCGACCAACTGTTCGATAGATTTGGGCACCGTGAAAGCTACGAGTGGTATTCAGGAGAGTTTTAATATGACCAAGCGATGTGGGAGAGTCTCAGGCCTATCACCTTCTCAATGGCAATGTTGGGGCTATTAGTCTTCCCGCGGAGAAGGGTTCGGATCAACATCAACCTATTACTTGTGGTTCTGGCGACCTTTCATGGCAATCTTCAAGCTATTTGGTGTCGATGTTGTTAGCTGAGATGCTAAGGGATTAGTCCGCATATGTACGAGGGCATGATTTCTTTAAAGTTTGTAACTTGCTCCTTCAAATCTGGGCTACTAAACATTTCTTCCAGTGAGAGGCCACCATCGACTACTTCGTGGGCATCAATAACATGATCCGCAACCACAACGAAATAATGAGACATTGGGTATCCCCACATAGGCAAGAAGAATGGAGGGAAATCCTGACCAACCTGTGTGGGGAATGGATCAACTGGAAGCTATCCTGGTTAGGTGGAAGAGAAATCTTGAGGACCACtcagaaatacttcattgagctGATCGGACTTGAAGGTATTCAACCATATTCACCCCTGTGGGTCCTCAGACCGTTCGGGATGATCTAAGATATGCCTATGTGGACAAGGACAACACTATACAAGGATGAGTACAACAGGCAGATTCCAATCCCCAGGATAAGAAAGCTCCAAGAAGAGTGGAACAACCTGGTCACAATGCCTATTGGTCAAAACTCGTGGTGTACTTCTGAGTATTATGTCTGGATAAACGAGGAAGAAGAGTTGGCCCATCCAAGAAGAGAGGGTATATCCTGATTAGAGGATGCAGTGGTTGCTTTGCAGATTTCCCATGAGATCCCGCCACATTACCTTGTCAGGTGCTCCCAAGATCCATTGATCACATGTTGCCACCTACTGAAGACGACGAGTGGGTAATGGTGTGCATCCAAATAGAGTCTAGCACAGAGCCAGAAGAAGATCCGGAGGAGGAGTCAGAGTTCAACGATGACGACGAGGAATTTGAGAAAGACCTAGAAGAGGATCCGGAAGAGGAGCcagaagaagaagatgatatgGGAAATGACTTAGAtgatggttattagagttggttgatttcctTTTCATTTCCACTTTGTACCTTTCTCCCCAGTTCTCTCTTTACTTTCCAAAAGGGTTTGTCCAAGCCCATGCAGTTCCATGAAATAGTGATGTAAATAAATTATttcggatctaaatgtgtcaagtctaaatgtttGTCAATATCTGCGATTTAGGCCTACCTCTGACAATGAGAGGTCCTCGCGAATCATAGGAAATGCGTTATCCTTAATGCATGAACTAATTGCTCTGTGTGATTTTCTACTTGTATAAATGAAGAAATTGACTCttgttcctttttcttttctttcttattatttttattttgctttattattacctcccataaagaaaagaaagttggtttgtaCCGACTAAAACTGGCGGAtcatgctctggtcatagccgacaGCCCGGGGCAAATGTGGGAAAAAGACGACACCAGAAATGATGAACacgtggccaggatggcccaGGAAATGGAATCTCGAAGggaggaagtacaacatatcaGGAAACTAGGGTACCTAGCCGTGACAACACTTCTTCAACCACCTCGATTCCCTTCTTTGGATTCACTCCCTAACAACTTTCCTTCCCCAACACGccaaaacaacaacaacccaactTCAGCTCCTaccactcaagtcatacctcCAGTGACCTCTGCGAACCCACCAAATCCCCCTATCCACACTCCCTACGTACCACAGTACATTCAGACACCACAAAACCCGCCTATTACTACCAATGCAACTCATACCCCTCCTCGTGATAGAGTTACTTTTACCACTAACCAACACTTACCTGTGGCACATACAGCTGCCCATGAGCGGTATGTTCCTTTCGTATATGCCATTTTTTAACCTATCTTTACAACACCTGTTACGGTCagggtgccttatgagattgaccTATACATCGAGATGGAAAGAGAAGCCAAGGAAGAAGAGTCAGTATATGAGCAGTTGCAGATCTTGAGGAAGCATATGAAGAGCTTCCAAGTTGCCCGAGGAAGTGAAAGTTTGGACTACGAGGATCTGTGTATTCATCCGGATGTGGATATGCCAGCATGGTATAAACCCCCAAAGTTCGATATCTTCGATGGGACGGGTGATCCCCACGCACATTTGAgggcatattgtgacaagttagtcAGTGTGGGGAGGAATGAGAAGCTAAGGATGAAGCTCTTTACACTACAAGAAATCAGACTTTTGGTGTCGCCTAAAGTCGCTACAAAAGACCAGATTATCGCTACTAATTGTTTTTAGCAGCAACCTTAGGGTTGCTGCTAGTACTACCGTTACTAAATGTTTCTTATGACGACTCATAATGGTCGATGCAATAAATACTATTTGTGGCGACCAAATCTGCTACTAAAAGTAAACAAAGAAGCGACAAAAACTAATACACAAATATGGATTTCAAGTAAGTCGCCGTTTAAAATCCATACACAAATATGGATTTTAGTAGGGACTTTAGCTCGCTGCCCTAAAGTCGCCACTAATACCAACTTTTTGTTTAAAAAGATTAATACAAAATATATTTTACTGTTAATTATCTAATATATAACAATAATCCATTACCAATACAAAGATAATACCAAATACATTTCTCAAGAAGAGTAGTATAAGAACTTTTCATTACTTAAATTTTATAATACAACGAAAACACTTCATACATGTCATGGTATTTACACATGAAAACAAAGGAATCGCCAATATCTTCAAACTCCTTGCCAAACATTCCCATCATAACAGATGTTGTCCCTGAAatcggaaaaaaataaaaatgaaagcaatgcttcattttgaaaatttaaaattgatttgagaAATTCGAACATCATCTTAAAAGATCGCGAGCATAAGAAATTCTATTCTTTCTGGGTATTTACCTTTCAATAGAAACATTTTAGTCACTATCAAGGTATGtacaataaataatttttagtagTTGACCTTTTCATTTACttttttctctatgaatataaaCTGATTAAGTGGCGGATAAAACAGTCGCTACTAAACATGTCAATATTGTGGCAAGTTTTTGAGTCACCACAATAAACCTGATTTCTTGTAGTGTTATAAGAAGTTTGACGGGAGAAGCACCCACCTGATATACTCGACAAGATTCGCGAAATTGGAGAACTTGGaaagatatggtggaggacttcgtGAATCTCTTTCAATTCAACCCAAAGATCACTCCCGATCGGTTCGCACTGGTGAACCTGCAGACAAAACCATCCCAGTCATTCCAAGAATATTCACGTCTGTGGAGGTCAGAGGCTGCTAGGGCACAACCTTCGCTGGACAACAGTGaattaaccaagtatttcatcaaagcccaggaagggatatacttcgaaaagatgatgggaatgatgggaCAGAAATTCCCTGAGTTGGTCAAGATGGAAAATTTCTTAGAATAGGGTATAAAATCTGGTAATGTGTAATCCATGGCAGCACTGCAAGTGTCCAGCAAGGACATCCAATTAGGGTCAATCAGTAgcggaaagaagaagaaataggAGGTATCAGCAGTCGTCCCTTACTATCAACCCAACTCACATCACGGAAGCACTTTCTATTCCTCAAACAATCATTCACCACCACCCACTTACGCTCCAGTCTATAACACCCAGCGATATTACCACCCTCAACCAAAATACAACCCTTCTCGAGCTAACAACAACCAAAACCCACAACCACCATATACTCATATCAAAACAACTACTCACCAAAACCGGCCTGCTTAGGCACCACGCCCTCCTCCCACCTTTGAAGAAGGGGGCCAAGAAATTATACCCTGATTGCTGAGCCTCTGGCCCAATTGTTCAAGAGATTGAGAAGAGTAGGATTAATACATCTAATTGAAAGAAGGGTTCCTGAATACCCCTCCAAGTATTTTGATACAACTAAAAGGTACGTGTACAACTTCAACGTACCTGGGCGTGATAATGAAGATTGTTTTAAGATGAAAACTGAGATTGAAATGTAGATCAAGAGAGGAGCCATCCAATGCCCTCCGGTGCAGCCCAATATGAATCGCAATCCGCTGCCAAATCACCAAAACCAGTGATTTTACATGATCACATTGGACAAAGAGTATGACCTAAATGGAACAATTGTAACTATAGGAAATGCAGAAGCTGCCAGGATCCCATCTCAAAGGGATCCAATGATTACAGTACAAGTGCGGCCTTCAGTGACTGTTTAGACCTATCAGCGACAACCTGTCGTCGCTACATGAGACAAAGAAAGTCGGGAGTATAAAACCGTCCCATGGACGTACTAGCAAAAGGGAAAGGCCAAAATGACAGATTCTGCCGTAgcccatggtatgactaggtctgGGAGATGCTACGCTCCTAAAGATATCAACCGAGGGAAGAAAGCAAATTCAATGAAGGAACATAACAGACCCAGAAGTCACCGAGTTTTGGAAGAATGTCAAAACAAGAGTATTTtgtggaggaggagctgaagaaaaattcagcacaaatatcaatcatggatcTACTAATGAGTTCTAATATTCATAAGGATCCCCTATTGAAAGTACTAAGTAGGGTAAGTGTACCAATTAACACCATTAGTGAGGCACTGGCCGCGACAATTAGGAAAATGGTCgaagcaaacatgatcactttcagaagagacGAACTTCTTATCGAAGGTGCAAGTCAAAACAAGGCTCTTCATATCACTATCAAATGTGGGGACAAAGTGGTGTCACAGGTACTGGTCGATGGAGGGTCAGGATTCAATATTTTTCCGCTCTCCACCCTACGGGAATTAGGAATTAATTTGAGGGAATTCAAGGAAAACCACATGAGGGTGAGAGACTTTGATGGTTCGTAATAGGAtattattggagaaatttatttggccTTGCACATCGGGCCGGTCGAATTTCCGATATTGTTTTCATCTCATCTTCCTACaacttgctacggggaaggcccTAGATATATATGGCAGGGGTGGTCCTATCCACTTTACACCAATGCATGAAATTTGAATGGGGATGTGAGGAGATCGTGGTTCATGGAGAGTGGGGTCACTCTGCTTATCTGGAGTATGTTGTTCCGTTCATTGAAGGGCTAGACGGAGTTGCTTTCCATGCAGCGGAAATCATGCAGTCCACCGAAATAGAAAAGACTGAACAAAACCTGGGAATGCAGTCGCCATATAGATACAAGATGGAtatgagggagatgatgaaatataGATACAGACCAGGAACAGGGCTGGGAGCCAGGTCAGATAGAATCACAGAGCCAATTGATCATAATGGGCAGAAAGGAAGGGCCGACATAGGATATCAGCCTCCGAAAGGGAAAGCTCATATTGTTAGCTCAGGTAAAAAGGTTTTTGTGTCACAAAATGTTGCATGTTTGGGACAGAGTTTAGTAAccaaagatgatatcatcgacgAAATGGAAAAGCTCTTCCGGAATATGATTAAAGAATGTTGTGAAGGGGActgacatcaagacaccgactatCAGGGATGCCGAACCATGGGAAGAGCTAGGGAATTGGACCGCCAGTCCATCTTTAGTTCaccgggagtcttggtagtatggaactgTGAAGGTTTTCTTTTGAAAAGCACACCGTCAATTGAGGCATACACCATGTCTGTACCTTTTTGTAATTTCCCTCTTTTGAACGCTTAAGACATttctcttttgatgaaataaaaagaatcattttctcaaatattgcaactttatttaccgcttcatttatacttagcttttcttttcagtaatcaaaatgCTAAAAATCCGCGTTCtgcgattatgacatgtaacgaaatTGTTGAGCGTAACAACCTAGATTATGAGGAGTATGATGAGAGTATGATGCCAGACAATCTCCTGCTGGAGATTGAGCAGCCGGAGAGTCAAGAAAaggcctaacctcgaagaaacgGAAGTGGTCAATCTTGGAAGTGAAGAAAATGTAAAAGAAACTAGAATCAACATTCATCTAGAAGCCGAGCAGAAGGAAAAACTGGTAGAGATCCTCCGACAGTACATCAATGTGTTCGCATTGTCATATGATGATATGCCGGGATTAAGCACTGACATTGTCTCGCATCGACTGCCCACTATCCTACCAGACCGCCAGTCAAGCAGAAACCCAGAAAATTCAAACCTGATTTGAGTCTAAGGATAAAGGAAGAAGTGACCAAACAGATAGAAGAGAATATAGTAAGGGTCACCAACTATCCAAGCTGGTTGGCAAACATTGTCCCAGTACCCAAGAAAGACGGAAAGATCATAATATGTGTGGACtaccgagatctcaacaaagctagttCAAAGGATGATTTCCCTCtgccaaatatccacatcctTATCGACAGCTGCACGAAGCATGAACTACAttcttttgtggattgtttcgcTGGGTACCACCAAATATTGATGCAGGAGGAAGATATAGAGAAGACGGCCTTCACCAACCCTTGGGGAGTCTACTACGATAGAATTATGCCATTCGGTCTCAAGTAAGTCGGTGCCAGCTACATGAGGGTCATGACGACCCTTTTCAtgacatgattcataaggagattgaagtgtaagtggatgacatcatcataaAGTATCGCAAGAGTTCAGAGTACTTGGACGATTTGAGGAAATTTTTCAAATCCTACAAAGGTATAATTTAACCTAGCAAAGTGCACGTTCGGAGTCCCCGCTAGAAAGTTGTTGAGCTTTATTATAAGCAGGAAGGGGATAGAActggacccatcaaaaatcaaggccattcagGAATTACCACCACCGAAGAGCAAGAAAGATGTCATGAGTTTTCTGGGTAGATTGAATTACATCAATCGCTTCATAGCCCAGTTCACGTTAATCTAGGAACCCATTTTCAAGTTGTTGAAAAAGGATGCTGCTACAAAATGGACAGAAAagtgccagaaagccttcaaCAGAATCAAGAAATATCTCTCAAATCCACCAGTTCTAGTTCACCCTAAACCAGGGAAGCCATTGTTACTATATTTGTCAGTCTTGGATAACTCCTTCAGCTGTGTGTTGGGGCAGCATGACGAAACTGGGAGAAAAGACAGGtcatctactacttaagtaagaagttcacgccATGCGAAGCTAAGTATACTCTGATAGAACACATTTATTGTGCTCTAACTTGGATTGCCCATAAACTAAGACATTACATGTCAGCATACACTATTCATTTGATATCTCGACTCGATCTGCTCAATTACATCTTCCAGAAGCCAATGCCTTCCCAgaaagctagctaaatggcaAATCCTTCTCGGCAAATTTAACATTGTGAACATAAATCAAAAGTCTATCAAAGGACAAGCTTTAACTGACCACCTCGTAGAGAATCCAGCGGATGGGGATTACGAGCTGCTTACcacgtattttcccgatgaagaagTATTATTTACTGGAGAAGATATTGCAGAATCGTACCCTgagtggagaatgtttttcgattgAGCAATGAACTTCAAAGGAGTCGGAATTGGGGCAGTCTTAATTTCGGAATCTGTACAGCACTATCCAGCATCTGCAAAGATAAGATTCCcctgtaccaataatatggctgaatacgaAGTATGCATCATTGGGATCAGAATGGGAGTCGACATGAAcgtcaaagaacttttggtcatacGGGATTCCGATCTGTTGATACACTAAGTCTAAGGGGATGGTctaccaagaatgtcaagatacttCCATACCTACACTGCGTGAAGGAGATATGCAAGAAGTTTACAAAGATTGAGTTTAAGCACGTCCCTAGGATTCAGAACGAGTTTGTTGACACCCTTACAACCCTATCATCTATGATtcagcatccagacaagaactGCATTGATCCTATCGAGGTAGAAATCAGGGATCAACATGCATATTTCTTCCATGTGGATGAAGAACCAGATGGTAATCCATGGTATCACGACATCAAGAAATTCCTTGTGACCAGAGAATACCTGGAGAATGTTACTAATTGTCAAAAGCGAGCCCTTAAGAGGCTGGCAACCCACATTTTCCTCAACGGGGAAGTCCTGTACAAGAGGACCCCAGacttaggtttgttgagatgtgtagacaCTGCCGAGGCAACCAGACTATTGGAGGAGATACATGCAGGAATGTGcagaccccacatgaatgggttcACATTAGCTAGGATGATCTTGagagctggatacttttggatgattATGGAAAGCGACAGTATCCTCTATGAATAGAAGTGTCACCAGTGTTAGATTCACAGGGATTTCATCTGGGTTCCGCCAAATGAGTTAAACATAATGGGTTTACCGTGGCCATTCGTCGCTTGGGCTATGGACATGATTGGACATATAGAGCCTACCGCATCAAACGGACATTGCTTCATCTTGGTAGTTATAAActatttcaccaaatgggtcgaatCGTCTACTTACAAGGTCCTCACGAAGAAGGTAGTGGCGGATTTTGTCTGAAATAACATCGTCtgcagatttgggataccggagtctattatcactgacaatgccgctaACCTCAATAGAGATCTCATGAGAGAAATCTGCGAGACATTCCGAATCGTCCACCGAAATTCCACTTCCTAcagaccacaaatgaatggggCAGTCAAGGAAGACAataagaatatcaagagaatcTTGTGGAAGATAGTGGACTTTCACAGACAATGGAACGAGAAATTACCTTTCGCCTTACTAGGTTATCGAAGcaccatgagaacatccactggGGCAACAGTGTACATGTTGGTATACGACACTGAAGTCGTGATACCTACAGAGGTCAAAATGCCATCTTTAAGGGTCATTAAAGATGCAAAATTAGATGATGCAGAGTGGATACGAGTCAGGCAAGAGCACCTCATGGTCATTGACGTGAAAAGAATGGATACAGTATGCCATGGTCAGTTGTATCAGAACAAgatggccagtgcatttaacaaGAGAGTGAAGCCTCGCCAGTTCGCACTGAGGCAGTTGGTCTTAAAGAAAATCTTCCCCCAccaagaagaagccaaaggaaagttcgcaCCAAACTGGCAAGGTCTTTTACGTAGTTCACCGAGCACTGATgggtggagctctaatcttggcaAAAATAAATAGAAGAGTCAACACGAATCCCATCAACTCAAacacaatcaagagatactatgtttgaagataaatagagttaggtttttgctgtaacagaactacgttcaacctgacttcGCATGGagggatacataggcaaccccttttttctcttgtaatagaaaaaccaaatatcacttttgtatgttgctcaggaatgatggtaggctataatctcgtattttagtcgcttattgcactccaatttactgcactttaattgagtttaagctttaatcgctagtgttttacactaattgtgtattttatgccttttaggagtgattctgagctatgtagatgttatggaataaattcgagtgatttggagc
Encoded proteins:
- the LOC117280320 gene encoding uncharacterized protein gives rise to the protein MHHWDQNGSRHERQRTFGHTGFRSVDTLSLRGWSTKNVKILPYLHCVKEICKKFTKIEFKHVPRIQNEFVDTLTTLSSMIQHPDKNCIDPIEVEIRDQHAYFFHVDEEPDGNPWYHDIKKFLVTREYLENVTNCQKRALKRLATHIFLNGEVLYKRTPDLGLLRCVDTAEATRLLEEIHAGMCRPHMNGFTLARMILRAGYFWMIMESDSILYE
- the LOC138907414 gene encoding uncharacterized protein → MNGAVKEDNKNIKRILWKIVDFHRQWNEKLPFALLGYRSTMRTSTGATVYMLVYDTEVVIPTEVKMPSLRVIKDAKLDDAEWIRVRQEHLMVIDVKRMDTVCHGQLYQNKMASAFNKRVKPRQFALRQLVLKKIFPHQEEAKGKFAPNWQGLLRSSPSTDGWSSNLGKNK